The following proteins are co-located in the Ursus arctos isolate Adak ecotype North America unplaced genomic scaffold, UrsArc2.0 scaffold_13, whole genome shotgun sequence genome:
- the CEP57L1 gene encoding centrosomal protein CEP57L1 isoform X5, whose amino-acid sequence MVLNVEREKNMILEQQAQLQREKEQDHRKLQAKLEKLDVLEKECFKLTTTQKTAEDKIKHLEEKLKEEEHQRKLFQDKASELQTGLEISRILMSSVSNPKRSKEKKKSLKKTKCLKGGPPQQIYSKLGSPPITAEKSSSASSSVNASMQSLLQLMQHYRPHTCQKLTEVTEPRCLYKPTRTTSQGKAEPSDSKNSISIGDNLSELLMAMQDELDQMSMEHEELLNQMKETESHSVCEDIECELEYLVKKMEIKGEQISKLMKHQDNVRKLQQKVQNSKMNEASGIQREESNLKGSKNIKNSPRKCLLTNSLQKNSNFHPVQVHNLQMKLRRDDIMWEQ is encoded by the exons GCCCAGcttcaaagggaaaaagaacaagATCATAGGAAGCTGCAAGCAAAACTTGAAAAGCTTGATGTCttagaaaaagaatgttttaaactTACAACCACTCAGAAAACTGCTGAG gACAAGATTAAACATTTagaggaaaaactgaaggaaGAAGAACACCAGCGTAAGCTATTTCAAGACAAAGCATCTGAA CTTCAAACTGGACTTGAAATCAGTAGAATTTTAATGTCTTCAGTATCAAATCCAAAACGCTCCAAGGAGAAGAAGAAGTCTTTGAAG AAAACTAAATGTTTAAAGGGAGGACCACCTCAGCAAATTTATTCAAAGCTTGGATCACCGCCTATTACGGCTGAGAAG tcTTCCAGTGCAAGCTCTTCTGTGAATGCAAGTATGCAAAGCCTCCTGCAGTTGATGCAACATTACAGGCCACATACCTGTCAGAAACTTACTGAAGTCACGGAGCCTCGCTGTCTCTACAAGCCTACTAGAACAACTTCCCAGGGTAAAGCTGAACCTTCTGATTcaaaaaattccatttctattGGTGACAATCTGTCTGAACTTTTGATGGCAATGCAGGATGAGCTGGACCAAATGAGTAt GGAGCATGAAGAACTACTGAATCAAATGAAGGAAACTGAAAGTCATTCGGTCTGTGAAGACATAGAATGTGAACTAGAGTATTtagttaagaaaatggaaattaaaggaGAACAAATTTCCAAACTGATGAAGCATCAAGACAAT gtcCGTAAACTGCAGCAAAAAGTTCAAAACTCAAAGATGAATGAAGCTTCAGGTATTCAGCGAGAAGAGAGCAACCTTAAAGGatcaaagaacataaaaaatagtcccagaaaatgtttgctaactAACTCTCTTCAGAAGAACAGCAACTTTCATCCAGTACAAGTCCATAATCTTCAAATGAAATTGAGAAGAGATGATATCATGTGGGAACAGTAA